In one window of Bifidobacterium sp. WK041_4_12 DNA:
- the rplT gene encoding 50S ribosomal protein L20 codes for MARVKRAVNALKKRRTVLDRASGYRGQRSRLYRKAKEQLLHSFNYSFRDRKARKGDFRKLWIQRINAAVRAEGITYNRFIQGLHLAGIELDRRALADLAVNDPDTFKTIVEQAKQALPDDVNAPVAA; via the coding sequence ATGGCACGTGTAAAGCGCGCAGTGAACGCTCTGAAGAAGCGTCGCACCGTATTAGACAGAGCTTCAGGCTATCGTGGACAGCGTTCACGTCTGTATCGCAAGGCAAAAGAGCAGCTGCTCCACTCATTCAACTACAGCTTCCGCGACCGCAAGGCTCGCAAGGGCGATTTCCGCAAGCTCTGGATTCAGCGCATCAACGCTGCGGTTCGTGCAGAGGGCATCACTTACAACCGTTTCATCCAAGGGTTGCACCTTGCAGGCATCGAACTCGATCGTCGTGCTCTGGCCGATCTGGCTGTGAATGATCCCGATACCTTCAAGACCATCGTCGAACAGGCAAAGCAGGCATTGCCCGATGATGTCAACGCTCCGGTAGCAGCCTGA
- the rpmI gene encoding 50S ribosomal protein L35 produces MPKMKSNSAASKRIRVTGTGKLMQAGSAMRHNLEHKSARKRRVLKADQVLAPSQSKNMRKMLNH; encoded by the coding sequence ATGCCGAAGATGAAAAGTAATTCCGCGGCTTCGAAGCGTATCCGCGTCACTGGCACGGGAAAGCTGATGCAGGCCGGCAGTGCCATGCGCCATAATCTCGAACACAAGTCAGCTCGCAAGCGTCGTGTGTTGAAGGCAGATCAGGTTCTTGCTCCAAGCCAGAGCAAGAACATGCGAAAGATGCTCAATCACTGA
- the msrB gene encoding peptide-methionine (R)-S-oxide reductase MsrB: MLGMTTTTYFAGGCFWGLQRYFQSVKGVTATEVGYAQSKLANPSYEQVCTGETDAVETVEVSYDIELVSAHTLALLFIDAIDPFSVNRQGNDRGRQYRSGIYWQAEDSNQAETFAQVLRELHARFGRESAIEIGALQNFYSAEDYHQDYLDKNPGGYCHIPMKKILNVAQRQQFIEQIWKLSPEQYDVTQNAGTERPFENEYDENYKPGIYVDIVSGEPLFLSNDKFDSGCGWPSFSKPISDDTVTNREDRSLFGRPRIEVRAAQSDIHLGHVFNDGPQELGGLRYCMNSASLRFIPKDQMETEGYGKYLSQVK; encoded by the coding sequence ATGCTTGGCATGACGACAACAACATATTTTGCGGGCGGATGCTTCTGGGGTTTACAACGTTACTTCCAGAGTGTCAAGGGAGTTACGGCAACCGAAGTCGGATACGCCCAGTCGAAGCTTGCGAATCCAAGCTATGAGCAGGTGTGCACCGGCGAAACCGATGCTGTGGAAACGGTAGAAGTCAGCTATGACATCGAGCTGGTCTCGGCACATACGCTTGCATTGCTGTTCATAGATGCCATCGATCCCTTTTCGGTGAATCGACAGGGCAATGATCGCGGGAGACAATATCGAAGCGGCATCTATTGGCAAGCCGAAGATTCGAATCAAGCAGAGACCTTTGCCCAGGTGCTTCGCGAACTGCATGCTCGTTTCGGGCGGGAGAGTGCCATAGAGATAGGGGCGCTGCAAAACTTCTATTCCGCTGAAGACTACCATCAGGATTATCTCGACAAGAATCCCGGCGGATACTGCCATATTCCCATGAAGAAGATCCTCAACGTTGCCCAACGACAGCAGTTCATCGAGCAGATCTGGAAGCTTTCCCCCGAACAGTATGACGTGACCCAGAATGCCGGAACGGAGCGGCCGTTTGAAAATGAGTATGACGAGAATTACAAGCCGGGAATCTACGTCGATATCGTCAGTGGCGAACCGCTGTTTCTTTCAAACGATAAGTTCGATTCAGGCTGTGGATGGCCGTCATTCTCCAAACCGATATCTGACGATACGGTGACGAATCGTGAGGACCGTTCGCTGTTTGGCAGACCCAGAATAGAAGTACGTGCAGCGCAATCCGACATCCACCTCGGGCATGTCTTCAATGATGGGCCGCAAGAACTGGGCGGGTTGCGCTACTGCATGAATTCCGCCTCCTTGCGCTTCATTCCCAAGGATCAGATGGAGACGGAAGGCTATGGCAAGTATCTGTCTCAGGTGAAGTGA
- a CDS encoding spermidine synthase, which yields MLKTHVPKAILNSKIFLYLTEFFSGMAVMAAELGAQRLLAPYFSSSQIVWTIIIGTIMIAMALGNVWGGRQADKNPDPDLLYRRIMFAAVWLALVPLVGKYVIIAISGLLIVTISTNFLILAAFISCMVIFVPPLFLLGTVTPGLVKFTTDSLKDNATIVGRLGACNTVGSILGTFLPTFLTIPTVGTFVTFLIFAGILLALPLVYFFSGRTYIITSIVCIVLFVGSAIVSPLSGFAFWERNLAYEGESEYNYLQVKNLSDRTILSTNVLFGVQSVTMKAGGLTGLYYDTALAAPALAAHAQSALILGMGTGTYARQLREYYPSMSITGVEIDQSITNLAHRYFSEPDDIPVSTYDGRAWLASDKKTYDVIMVDAYQDITIPFQMSTTEFFTLVRKHLNPGGVMVVNMNMISDGKGSINEALEATISSVFEEGSSSKRPASSPLVATADVPDTTNRELFAKKPMNRSDGLSSESLPETTMQRTGSDDLAAAMSSLTLRMTPVMSSSDTSRYVLTDDKAPVEVLGMRAIDELIKEQAGPYRKILKEQGIAGLMNLN from the coding sequence ATGCTGAAAACCCACGTGCCAAAGGCGATTCTCAACTCGAAAATCTTTCTCTATCTCACTGAATTCTTCTCCGGCATGGCAGTCATGGCTGCAGAGCTTGGAGCACAGAGACTGCTCGCGCCATATTTTTCCAGTTCGCAGATAGTCTGGACCATCATCATCGGCACCATCATGATTGCCATGGCACTGGGCAACGTATGGGGAGGACGGCAGGCAGACAAGAATCCCGATCCTGACCTTCTGTATCGCCGCATCATGTTTGCAGCGGTATGGCTGGCATTGGTGCCTTTGGTCGGCAAATACGTCATCATCGCAATTTCCGGCCTGCTGATAGTCACCATCTCGACGAACTTTCTGATCCTTGCAGCATTCATCAGCTGCATGGTGATCTTTGTGCCCCCACTGTTTCTGCTGGGAACCGTGACCCCAGGCCTCGTGAAATTCACAACCGACTCGCTGAAAGACAATGCAACCATCGTCGGGCGACTTGGCGCATGCAATACGGTTGGATCGATTCTCGGCACCTTTCTTCCGACCTTCCTTACCATCCCCACCGTGGGAACCTTCGTGACCTTCCTTATCTTCGCGGGCATTCTGCTCGCGCTGCCACTGGTCTACTTCTTCTCCGGTCGCACCTACATCATCACCAGCATCGTATGCATCGTGCTCTTCGTCGGCTCGGCGATCGTATCGCCGCTGTCGGGATTCGCGTTCTGGGAGCGCAATCTGGCCTACGAAGGAGAATCGGAATACAACTATCTCCAGGTCAAGAATCTCTCCGATCGAACCATACTCTCCACGAATGTGCTCTTCGGCGTGCAATCGGTCACGATGAAGGCAGGCGGGCTGACAGGCCTCTATTACGACACAGCGCTCGCAGCCCCGGCTTTGGCAGCACATGCACAATCGGCGTTGATTCTCGGCATGGGAACGGGAACGTACGCACGTCAATTGCGCGAATACTATCCCAGCATGTCCATCACTGGTGTGGAGATTGATCAGTCGATCACCAATCTTGCCCACCGATATTTCAGCGAACCCGATGACATACCGGTAAGTACCTATGACGGGCGTGCGTGGCTCGCATCCGACAAGAAGACATACGATGTGATCATGGTCGATGCCTATCAGGACATCACCATTCCCTTCCAGATGTCGACCACCGAGTTTTTCACACTGGTTCGAAAGCATCTCAATCCAGGTGGAGTCATGGTGGTGAACATGAATATGATCTCTGACGGCAAGGGATCCATCAACGAAGCTTTGGAAGCAACGATTTCCTCGGTCTTTGAGGAGGGGAGCAGTTCGAAGCGTCCCGCTTCATCTCCGCTGGTCGCAACGGCGGACGTTCCCGACACCACCAACCGAGAGCTGTTTGCCAAGAAGCCTATGAACCGCAGCGATGGGCTATCATCCGAATCGCTTCCAGAAACCACCATGCAACGAACAGGAAGCGATGACCTGGCCGCTGCCATGAGTTCGCTCACCCTGCGCATGACGCCTGTCATGAGTTCTTCAGACACTTCGAGGTATGTGCTCACCGATGACAAGGCACCGGTCGAAGTGCTCGGCATGCGTGCGATTGACGAACTCATCAAGGAGCAGGCGGGGCCATATCGAAAGATACTCAAGGAACAAGGCATTGCCGGACTGATGAACTTGAACTGA
- a CDS encoding thiamine diphosphokinase, with product MNDVHARQQGSHPAKSGSGGKERVCVIFAAGDYFGMPAKIPRDAYVIAADGGFDHCLSQHVHADIVMGDFDSITVDVPAGTESFHVPSEKDLTDTASAVALGWEKGYRVFHIYGSLGGRLDHSIANMQLVAGLANHGGIGFLYGDDVVVTAIRNGSLTFPAFTCPERTMLSVFSSSDASLGVYEKGLKYFLDNASLTNDHANAVSNEFVSGVPSQISVETGTLLVTYASQAEAPSWSTRVAQEATFDTISTQVTSALNTPGNKNAHLV from the coding sequence ATGAACGATGTGCATGCAAGGCAGCAGGGCTCTCACCCTGCCAAGTCAGGCAGCGGCGGCAAAGAGCGGGTATGCGTCATCTTTGCAGCGGGAGACTATTTTGGTATGCCTGCCAAGATTCCTCGGGACGCGTACGTTATCGCTGCTGATGGAGGTTTCGATCATTGCCTCAGTCAGCATGTCCATGCCGACATTGTCATGGGTGATTTTGATTCCATCACCGTGGATGTTCCTGCCGGTACTGAGAGCTTTCATGTTCCATCGGAGAAGGATCTGACCGATACCGCAAGCGCGGTGGCTCTCGGCTGGGAGAAGGGCTATCGCGTGTTTCACATCTATGGCTCATTGGGCGGTCGGCTCGATCACTCGATAGCCAACATGCAGCTCGTGGCAGGGCTTGCGAATCATGGTGGCATAGGGTTTCTCTATGGTGACGATGTGGTGGTGACCGCCATTCGCAATGGCAGTCTGACTTTTCCAGCCTTCACGTGTCCGGAACGTACGATGCTTTCAGTCTTTTCGAGTTCAGACGCTTCACTTGGCGTGTATGAGAAGGGACTCAAGTACTTTCTCGACAACGCAAGTTTGACCAACGATCACGCCAATGCGGTAAGCAACGAGTTCGTCAGCGGCGTGCCGTCCCAGATCAGTGTGGAAACGGGAACCCTTCTTGTCACCTATGCCTCTCAAGCCGAGGCACCGAGCTGGTCCACGCGAGTCGCTCAAGAAGCAACATTTGACACCATAAGCACACAGGTAACTTCAGCTTTGAACACGCCAGGAAACAAGAACGCACACCTTGTCTAA
- a CDS encoding arsenate reductase family protein encodes MNRVTESIHTSSEDHSEHPTEQVNDSGTDKAQEAIEFVCYTPCSTCAKARVWLNDHDIPFNERDIKGDNPSASELKSWWEISGLPLKRFFNTSGQAYRSLNMKDRLPRMSSEEALEVLASNGMLVKRPIVVSANNILVGFRPEQWQDTLL; translated from the coding sequence GTGAACAGAGTTACTGAATCAATTCATACGTCGTCTGAAGACCACAGCGAACATCCAACGGAGCAAGTCAACGATAGTGGCACTGACAAAGCCCAAGAAGCCATTGAGTTCGTCTGCTACACACCGTGCTCCACATGTGCCAAAGCTCGCGTTTGGCTCAATGACCACGACATACCCTTCAATGAACGCGACATCAAGGGCGACAACCCTTCTGCGAGCGAGTTGAAGTCATGGTGGGAGATCAGCGGACTTCCGTTGAAGCGGTTTTTCAATACCTCAGGACAGGCCTATCGATCGTTGAACATGAAGGATCGCCTGCCTCGAATGTCCAGCGAAGAAGCGTTGGAAGTACTTGCGAGCAATGGGATGCTAGTGAAGAGACCCATAGTTGTGAGCGCTAACAATATTCTCGTGGGGTTTCGTCCTGAGCAATGGCAGGACACTCTGCTCTAG
- the gap gene encoding type I glyceraldehyde-3-phosphate dehydrogenase, translating into MTVKIGINGFGRIGRLAFRRIFELQHRGGEAGDIEVAAINDLTTPSMLAYLLKYDSTHGTFKHDDGTPVEVTSTDTAIVVDGKEYTVYAERDASNIPWVKNDGVEFVLECTGFYTSAAKSQAHLDAGAKKVLISAPAKDDVPTVVYGVNHEILKPTDAIVSAGSCTTNSLAAMVKLLDDKFGVKVGFMTTIHAYTGTQMLLDGPRGSKGRNNRASAINTIEHSTGAAKAIGKVVPSVDGKLQGHAQRVAVPDGSVTELTTVLDKKVTVEEINDAFKAEFSDKDYFGYNPDGIVTSDIIGDTHGGVFDPTQTDVNQAGDDQLVRTVSFYDNEYGFTSNMIRTLLYFAEIAE; encoded by the coding sequence ATGACAGTAAAGATTGGCATTAACGGCTTCGGTCGTATCGGTCGTCTCGCATTCCGTCGTATTTTCGAGCTGCAACATCGTGGCGGCGAAGCCGGTGACATTGAGGTCGCAGCAATCAACGATCTGACCACTCCATCAATGCTGGCATACCTGCTGAAGTACGACAGCACTCATGGAACTTTCAAGCATGATGACGGCACGCCTGTCGAGGTCACCTCAACGGATACCGCAATCGTGGTTGATGGCAAGGAATACACCGTCTACGCCGAAAGAGATGCCTCCAACATTCCATGGGTGAAGAATGATGGCGTTGAATTCGTGCTCGAGTGCACCGGTTTCTACACTTCTGCCGCGAAGTCCCAGGCTCACCTTGATGCCGGTGCGAAGAAGGTTCTTATCTCCGCTCCTGCCAAGGATGATGTTCCTACCGTTGTCTACGGCGTAAACCACGAAATCCTGAAGCCAACGGATGCAATCGTGTCCGCAGGTTCATGCACGACGAACTCACTCGCCGCCATGGTCAAGCTGCTTGACGACAAGTTTGGCGTCAAGGTTGGATTCATGACCACCATCCACGCCTACACCGGCACCCAGATGCTGCTCGACGGACCGCGTGGCAGCAAGGGTCGCAACAACCGCGCTTCCGCGATCAACACCATCGAACACTCCACTGGTGCCGCCAAGGCAATCGGCAAGGTTGTTCCTTCAGTCGATGGCAAGCTGCAAGGCCACGCACAGCGTGTTGCAGTTCCAGATGGTTCCGTCACCGAACTCACCACCGTGCTCGACAAGAAGGTCACCGTTGAAGAGATCAACGATGCATTCAAGGCTGAGTTCTCGGACAAGGATTACTTCGGCTACAACCCAGATGGCATCGTCACCTCAGACATCATTGGCGACACCCACGGTGGCGTCTTCGATCCAACGCAGACCGATGTCAACCAGGCAGGCGACGATCAGCTCGTTCGCACCGTTTCCTTCTATGACAACGAATACGGTTTCACTTCAAACATGATCCGTACCCTGCTCTACTTCGCTGAAATCGCTGAGTGA